The Alteribacter populi genomic sequence GGTAGCGGCTCTGAAGAGGCAAATTCCCGATCAACGTAAGGATCGCGGTACTGCTCGACTTCATTTTGTTCAATCCAGCCTTTTTTAATGAGCGCCTTTACAGATTCCCTGGACACGTCCAACAATTCTAACACCCTCGGGAGGGCAACTGGTTGTTTTATATCGACGAGGTGCCGAAGAACCTCCCCTTGCTTTGGTGCACGCCGTTCCACCTGGTCTGCTTTCTTGAGCAGGTCTTCCCCCGATAATAGGGGGCTGATCACATTGGTTTTCTTCCTTGTTTCCTTCGACTTTACGACGGGTTCAATGACGAGAAGCCCACTTTTTACTTCTTTTTGAACATCAACAATTAGCTGTTCCGACTGTTTCATTAGTTGTTCCCACCACACTACCTTGCTTTCCTTAAAGAAAGGCTGGAGGTGTTCCGGAAGCAACTCCAAATTTTTTTCATCTTTAAGTTCAATTTTTTTGTGGTAAGAAGCCCGCATCGCTGCAGGAAGCATCGATTTAAGTGCGGTGATTTGTAGACAGAGTGTTTTTTCAGACAACCAGCTCGCTAAAGAAAGCAACTCACCGGTGAGAGCAGGTTTAATATCAACGAGGTCTTCAATTGCTTTAAGCTTCTGGCTGTCGTGTTCAGTATGTGTTTTTACGTGAACGACAAACCCTTGTACCTTCCGAGGACCGAATGGAATAATAACACGCATACCTGGTTCGATTTGACTTTCAAATACAGAAGGTACTAGATAATCAAATGCCCGGTTCGTTTGACTAGCTGCCACATCCACTACGACGCTTGCAATCATTGTATTCCTCTTTGTTCAAGAAGAATTGCTGCTTCACTCAATAATCGTTTCGCTACGTCACTCTTAGATAGCATCGGTAGCTTTTCAGGAGAGTGGCCTTTTTTAATAAACGTCACGACATTCGTATCTCCTTGAAACCCAGAGCCTGGATCTACAATGGAATTCGCAACGACAAGGTCCAAGTTTTTTGAATGCAGTTTTTTCTCAGCATAGGCTTCTACATTTTCTGACTCAGCTGCAAAGCCAATTAACACTTGGTTTTCTTTGCGCTTCCCTAACTCCTTTAATACGTCCTTCGTTCGTTCCATCTCTATACTCATCGGTTCACTTGATTTTTTCACCTTTTCGTCGAACACTTCTTGAGGCCGGTAGTCCGCGACAGCAGCTGATTTGACAACGAGCTCTGTGTCAGCGAAGCGTGCTGTCACTTCTTGAAACATCTCTTCTGCGCTCGTAACCGGAACAAATGTAACACCAGGAGGAACTGGGAGAGACACCGGCCCTGAGACAAGCGTTACTTGAGCCCCCCTCTTCGCCGCCTCCTCTGCTACAGCATAGCCCATCTTGCCAGAAGATCGGTTGGATAAAAAGCGAACCGGATCAATCGTTTCCTGAGTCGGGCCTGCAGTAATAAGGACTTTCCGCCCATGCCATTCAGGATAATCCTTTCTCGCAAAAAAAGCATCCACTTCCTTTTGGATCACTTCAGGTTCTTCCATTCTGCCTTTACCTTCATAACCACACGCTAAAAATCCTTCACCAGGCTCAATAAACGTGTAGCCAAACGTTTTTAACGTTTCCATGTTTTTTTGTACTGCAGGGTGAGCATACATATGTACATTCATAGCAGGCGCAATCATAATAGGGGCAGTCGTTGCAAGCAGCGTCGTTGTCACCATATCATCTGCAATTCCATTGGCTACTTTCCCTAAAACGTTTGCCGTTGCAGGAGCAATAACGACGACATCGGCCCAGTCTGCAATGTCAATATGGGCAATTTTAGAAGGATCTTTTTCATTAAAAGTATTGATATATACCGGATTTCTAGATAATGCCTGAAAAGTTAATGGCGTGACAAACTCCGCGGCCGATTCTGTCATCACTACTTTCACCTCATAGCCGCTTTGTGATAATTTACTCGTTAAGGCTGCTGCTTTAAAAACAGCAATACCACCTGTTACACATAAAAGAATTCGTTTCTTTGCACTCACAGTAGGTCCTCCCTAGTTTTGTCACCATGAATTTCACGTTTACCTTCTTTCACTTTATCGAAAAATCACTGAGAAAACAAAGGAAAAATGCTTATACTTTTGCTCTGACGAGATTAGCTGTCGCTCTAAACTTTCATATCTCGCAAAATAAAAACAACCTATTCGAAAATAGGTTGCATCACGATTATTCATCGCCCTCTTTTAATTGTTGTCGGACATAAGTAAGCTGCTCTGCTTCAACCTCTTCTAGAGCCATTCCAACGAGATTAACTGATCTTGTATTTTTAACTTTTAATTTTTGCTCAGTGTTATCTCTTAAGTAACGCGCACGCTTTGCAGAAACTGTCACTAACGTGTACTTTGAATTAATTTTTGTCATTAAGCTGTCAATGGATGGGTTTAACATTACTCAACCTCCGCTAATTCTTTGTATTTTTCAATCAAACGTTCCTTTTTACAATGCTCTGCAGTGACAATGGCCTTAATCCTTTCAACTGCTGCTTCTACTTCATCGTTTTCAACAACGTAGTCATACTTGTCCATCATCTCAATCTCATCTTTAGCAACCGTCATCCGGCTGTCAATTAAATCCTTCGTTTCTGTACCTCGTCCTTCAATTCTGCTTCGCAATTCCTTCAAGCTTGGAGGCATTAGGAAGATAAATACACCTTCTGAAAAAGACTCTCTCACTTGAAGCGCTCCTTGCACTTCGATTTCTAAAATAACATCTTTCCCCTGTGCCA encodes the following:
- the rpoZ gene encoding DNA-directed RNA polymerase subunit omega, whose protein sequence is MLNPSIDSLMTKINSKYTLVTVSAKRARYLRDNTEQKLKVKNTRSVNLVGMALEEVEAEQLTYVRQQLKEGDE
- the gmk gene encoding guanylate kinase, yielding MKKDKGLLIVLSGPSGVGKGTVCGALRNHDTDIQYSVSATTRNPREGEVDGVNYFFKQKEEFESMIKNSQLLEWAKYVDNYYGTPRAYVEDTLAQGKDVILEIEVQGALQVRESFSEGVFIFLMPPSLKELRSRIEGRGTETKDLIDSRMTVAKDEIEMMDKYDYVVENDEVEAAVERIKAIVTAEHCKKERLIEKYKELAEVE
- the coaBC gene encoding bifunctional phosphopantothenoylcysteine decarboxylase/phosphopantothenate--cysteine ligase CoaBC, yielding MSAKKRILLCVTGGIAVFKAAALTSKLSQSGYEVKVVMTESAAEFVTPLTFQALSRNPVYINTFNEKDPSKIAHIDIADWADVVVIAPATANVLGKVANGIADDMVTTTLLATTAPIMIAPAMNVHMYAHPAVQKNMETLKTFGYTFIEPGEGFLACGYEGKGRMEEPEVIQKEVDAFFARKDYPEWHGRKVLITAGPTQETIDPVRFLSNRSSGKMGYAVAEEAAKRGAQVTLVSGPVSLPVPPGVTFVPVTSAEEMFQEVTARFADTELVVKSAAVADYRPQEVFDEKVKKSSEPMSIEMERTKDVLKELGKRKENQVLIGFAAESENVEAYAEKKLHSKNLDLVVANSIVDPGSGFQGDTNVVTFIKKGHSPEKLPMLSKSDVAKRLLSEAAILLEQRGIQ